GCGCGCCAGCAGGCGGTGCTTCTCCCACACGTCCTGCCAGACGACGAGGTTCACGAACCCGGTCTCGTCCTCGAGCGTGATGAAGGTGACGCCCTTGGCCGTGTGCGGGCGCTGCCGACAGATGACCAGGCCGGCGTAGTCGCAGCGGCGCCCGTCGGGCAGGGCGTTGATCGCCTGCGCCGTGGGCCAGCCCTGCGCGGCCAACGCCTGCCGGTACGGCTCGAGCAGGTGGGCGCGCGGGCTGTGGCCGGACTCCTGCCAGTCCCAGTTGATCTCGTCCATCTCGCTCAGGGCCCGGAAGTCCGGGATCGGGGCCGGATCGTCCAGGGGCAGCAGCAGCTGCTCGGGGCGGTCCTTCCGGCTGATGGCGTGCACCGCCCACAGGGCCTTGCGGCGATCGGGCTCGAGGGCGGCCAGGGCGCCGGCACGGGCCAGGGCGGCCAGGTCGTCGGCGGGCACGCGGGCGCG
This genomic stretch from bacterium harbors:
- the dnaE2 gene encoding error-prone DNA polymerase (DNA polymerase involved in damage-induced mutagenesis and translesion synthesis. It is not the major replicative DNA polymerase.); the encoded protein is GGSDSGPRPERALRAKRGALTGAPANAQAPLPLRMGLRYVKGLRHDAAERIVAAQRVSPYRNIADLARRARVPADDLAALARAGALAALEPDRRKALWAVHAISRKDRPEQLLLPLDDPAPIPDFRALSEMDEINWDWQESGHSPRAHLLEPYRQALAAQGWPTAQAINALPDGRRCDYAGLVICRQRPHTAKGVTFITLEDETGFVNLVVWQDVWEKHRLLARSLMVMGVSGRIQAEDGVTHIIVERIWAPRLPQEPTPVGSRDFQ